In Monodelphis domestica isolate mMonDom1 chromosome 1, mMonDom1.pri, whole genome shotgun sequence, the sequence AGAAAGGCAGCAGAGCCTCTGTCAAAGAACAAGGTAAGAGTAATGAGTAACTTTCACATAAAGTTAGATGTGATCAGTGGAGTGTCTAGATTCACAAGCAAAATGCAACATACTCAGGTATTTTGTTGCTTGTTGAGATATTAAGGCCAGTACTTTTTTCTAttccttgttttctcttctttcctcactcTTGCCCTGCTCCTGTAAAGCACTCTTTGCTCTAATAGAGACTTGAGTTCTTATGAAGTCCCTCCAATAAGGTTTGAAACTTGCTTTTGATGCCAAGTATTAGTTGAGTATCCAAAATCATCCTGGAATATTGTGGTATTTTTCCAACTGGTTATAGTTCCTTCAAAAGAGGATTTTCAACTAGctttgttaataaatatttagtacaGTATTATAGTCATTGATGTGTTGGATTAGGTATCTGGAATTCTGACTGTTCCTGTCCCTTTAGTGGttcttttgtctattttaaattgtgaggtttttttggtttgttttggtttgtttttggcCCCTTGTTTATATTTGCCACCTCTTTAAGGGGGAAATGTTATTGGCATAGGTTAGGAAAGCTCTTCATGAGCTCACAGTCAGCGACTGACTTAGTTGTATGTTGATGTCACTCAACCTTGTTGCAGGATAATATTGTGAAATTACTATTGATgccataaatattaattattacatAAGGTTAAAATGACTAACGTTTTAGGCCTCCCTGTAGTTTTCATTCCTCAGAAATAGAATAATGAGGCCTTTATTTAAAGTTTCTCTCATAGCCACTCTCAATTTATGATtgcccttttttcatttcttataactaAGATGATTCTTCACATACATTCTGACTATGTACTTGAACCTTAGTCATTGAAATTTTCTCATTCAGAAGGCTAGATAAACTTTGGTAAGTATCATCAATGACTATCTTCTCATTTTCTACTCTATTCGGATTCTGTATTAAATTCTGATTTTTACTGTACTTGCTTCTCTTAGTGGTTGTTTTACTGTTTGACATTTGAATTTTTATAACCAGTTTCTTAACATCAAAGACATTTGGTTTTAAGTTGCTGTGCTTTTACTTTACCTTGGAGATCTTGCTAATCATTACTGgtcttttgaaaatttttcttcAGTGAGTAAAGTCAGTGGATATTGCTTATTTTAAGAAATGCTTTGATAAAGCACTTCACTGATGTTTTTTTACATCAATTATATCACATGCTGGATCATTGCTTATCATATAATCATACTTTGACATAAATGACTTCTCTTCTAGAagtgtttttgccttttcttaatACTTAATCACAACATGTAACATTTAAATCTGGGCTTGATACCATTTAAGCTGGACctctgaaatatatatttttcccctttcctttataCTTTAAAGTAGTTTTGGAAGAAGGGAAACTCATCCGTTCCTCTGAGTTTTCTCAGATTTCTAGGATTGACTTAGAAACAGAGCCTTCATGGCTACTGTAGATCCCATGAAATACCAAGTTTTGGTTTCCTTGGTGGGGGTTCTCCATTGTGGATGCAACCATAGGCATTATTAATTGCAAAAGATTCCCAGTAGCCACACTGGTACTGTGGGCCTTATGTTATGTAGAATAACAGGTGTGGTAAAAAGAGGAGTAAGgatggggttcaaatcctagccgTGTGCCTtgtggaaagtcatttaattttctgaAGAACCGtaccttcatctttaaaatgagagagttggactagatggcctcttacATTCTTTTGAGccttagatctatgatcctgtgaccaTCAGATAGAAGAGATTGTGTTGTAGTGGAAAGGACATTTGACTGTGACCATCAGATAGAAGAGATTGTGTTGTAGTGGAAAGGACATTTGACTTAgtgtcagaagacctgggcttgATCCAGAACTGTAGGTATTTCTTAGTAGATGTGTGACTTTGAGTGAGTCATATAACGTCTGGAGGCACTCCTACttcctttatctcatttgacttgACCCTATGTAATACTtctgcagtggttctcaacctttctaatgccgttaccccgcaatacagttcctcgtgttgcagtgaccccaaaccaaaaaattgttttggtggctacttcaaaactaattttgctacagttatgattcggaatgtaaatacctgatatgcatcatgtattctcattgctacaaattgagaggttgagaaccgctgtccTAAAGGATTTTGTAACCTTGAAGTACTGCATAAATGTCAGGTGTTGTTATTCCCTCATAGTCTAACTGGCATCTAGATATTTGATTTCAGAGCTTTTTGACTCCTGGTCCAGCAATTCTATAGAATGAATCCCTAAAAATATCTTACATATGAATTTGAGATTTGATTCTTTATATGGTACTTGTCTGAGTTAGTGTGGTAGAAATAACAGCAGCTCACATTAATAATGGCATCTTAAGGTTATACAGCACACCCACAACAATCATAGGATAGGGTTATTTAAGCCTCTTTTATAGACAATGAAATGGGGactcaaaaaatttgaaaatgactcAGGGTCCCACAGCAGTATAAGAAGCAGGAtacaaacccaggtcttctgactgcaAATCAGACACTTTTAATCTGTGTTACTTTTCAGAAACATGTACACCTCAGTCCCTACCCCCAAACACTGCTTCTCCCATGCTTCTTTTCTCACATGTGACCTTTTGTCTACTCAGAGTACTTGTGTCATGTGTATGTGCGGAATGACAGTCTCTCAGGTGTGGTCATTGCAGACAATGAATATCCCTCCCGGGTGGCTTTCACCTTGCTGGAAAAGGTGAGTTACTTTTGGGGTTTGATGGAATTTTGAGAAAATGTATGTGGGTGTTAGTGAGACTATAAGATATGAAAACACAGTTCAGTTGCTAAATTATGAGGGATTGGAATGCCTTACTTTAGCACCATCTGGAGTAAGTGCTACTCTGTCAGTACCTACTCTGATTGCCATCCACTCAAACTCAACATTCCTACAAACAGAGTTGTCTTCCTTAAAAATCAGCTccttttcccaagtttttctcCTTTAGTGGTACTGCCATTTCttctatataaaaatgtttttgttggtttttttttttacactgttGTCTCTTTCTCATGAATATCACACCCCCCCCTTCCCCAATAGAACCTTCCCttgcatcaaaaaaaaaaaaaacattggtaaGTAAAACATTGGCAACGTCTGACagcagacaagtcatttaatacttgAAGCCTTACATCTCCATgtcaagagaagggagagaggttcACCATCAACTCTGGAGTCATTGCATCTGTCAGATCTCTGGTTACTCATGTAACCAGAGTTTTCCAAAAGCAGCAGGGCCCCATGTCCACAGGAGATATGTTCCAGGACTGAGATATGCGTTCACCTGCTGATTCCATATATATGTgccttctcttcccatttctgttCTTCATCTCAGCATTCCTGGGGTTTCccatttcctccccccctccctccatccaaaaaaagaaaacttaaaaaaaaagtggaaacagaAGAGACTGCCAAGGGCTAAAGACAGACTGACTATGGATAACGTAAACTGTGGGAAATGAAACCATGGATACCCTTCTCTAAGCTTTTTTTTGTGTTGAGGACCTCTTTGACAGTTTATTCCCTTTCTTAGAAAAATGAATCTGGTTTACATTCATGATTGAAGGAtatgctaaatttcagtttgagcttagtgaaaataaaggtgtaaaggttttcccatccaaattcacTGCCTCCCCCAATCTATCCATGGATACCCAAGATTAAATACCTCTGCTTTACAGTtatctttgattttctcttttatgtaACCCATCACTTCTTTTGAAATGCCTCTTAAATGTGtcacttctttttcatttcttcatcctgCTCCACCCTACTCCCGTCCAGGACTTTAGGAGTAAAGTGCTTTAATTGGAGTTCCAATCCTATCTTAGACAATTAACTATGTGTCAAACAAAGTGATATAATAGGGAGGGCAATTCCTTTCCCACAGTAACATCTGGatcagtcatttaatctttctgaagCTCTGGAACCATTATATCCTTATAACGAAGGAATTGGACTGTGCAATTTCTAAGaatccttcaagctctaaatagTCTATAACTCTACCTGGTTTTTAAGACTTCTATTCTGGACTTTCCAGCCCTAATACTTCTCAAACATACTGTTTCATTCAGGCTGGAGTCCTTTTTGCTTCTCCATACACTGAAAAACATTCCAGGCTCATTTCTTTATGTGATTTTCTTGGTCTGAAGTGGTGTTTTCCCCTTCACATATCCAAATGGGccagttcaaatctgccttacCTGTGTGTCAAAGTACAAGTTTCAAAGTACAGATTTCTCACTTCtctggcaatgggggttaagtgacttgtccagggtcacacagctaggaaacgtgaggtcatatttgaacccaggactggctttttatccattgagccatctagctgcccctaacacCATATGTTTTTTATGTCATGTTCTTCACAACACAAAATCACCAAgaacaggaggggaggggagggagctttatgtttcattcattcatttttccatcaaatatcctttttttcttagtctttggcCTTTAGAAGTATGGAGATATTTTTAGGGATCTGGAGACATAATGGCCATTACTTaagttttatttgatttattgatAAGAATCCCATGATGAGAACACTAATGGCaatatattgcttttttttttcccataggtACTGGATGAATTCTCCAAGCAAGTCGACAGGATAGACTGGCCAGTAGGATCTCCTAGTACTATAAATTATACAGCCTTGGATAGTTATCTTAGTAGATATCAGGTAATAGTTCAATAAAACCTTTAGTTACTATGTGTAAAAGAGACTTTGTTATTTAGGATTATAAAGCATTATACTGACAAAGCATTCTTAGACAGCAGTCACCCTAGTTCATGCTCTTATTCCCTCTCCTCTGGTTTATTGGAATATGTTCACAGCTTTCAgtctttccaatccatcctccatgcaTTCTCCATAATAATCTTCCCGAAGCCTTGGTCACTTTTTTCATAACAAATCATCATTGGCTTTCTGTTGttctagaataaaatgcaaactagTCCTTCACAGTCTGGCTCCAGCCTCCTTTATCTGACTTGTTTCACATTAtttgtttcaatttctttatttgtaaaatgagctggagaaggaaagcaccccagtatctctgcccggaaaacctcaaatggggtcataaagagttggacatgactaaaaaccaGTAAACAATATATATTCTGCACTCTAGCTTCCTGACTGCTGTTACCTCTACATGATTTTTCATCTCCCCTGAGTCTTTGCACAGGTAGACACCCTGCATGCAGTGAACTCCCTCTTTACCCTCACCTGATTGAATTCCTAACATCCTTCAGAGCTTAGCTTAAATGCTTCTTTCTGGGGGAGGTCTTTGCCACTCTCCTCTTTCTAAAtgatcttgtatttacttatctgtttaTATGTTATATCCTTCACTAGagtagaagctccttgagggcagggacttctgTGCTGGCATATTTTCTTTTTGGTCCACACTTGTGTTTTCATCAGTTTAGAAAAAACTACCTAGTGTGGAAATGTGCTTCACTGATGCAACTCAGtatctataatttatagtcttagaaggCCTGGCTTGGAGATGGAGAAGATGAGTGACTTGTCTGTTATCAAAGCACCCATTGTGTATCTAGGGCTTCCTGATCTTTGCTACATCTCTGTACCCCCTCTCATGCCTCTCCTGTTGTATAAGGGTATGTGTCCAGGGAAGTtcatccccttccccctcctgggttTCTGACTGGGGCTGGAGTGAGAGGTGAGGGGAGAGATAAAGGTGCTGGTAGAATAGAGACAcgtggtctgagaacttagagtaggaagagatttaaatctattcttatctaccttttctattaataaactttatgaaaaataataactggtagatatattaattttaattataatagatgGAAACCACTGGAAAGGTTTATTTCAGATTCTTAAATTCTTCTGAGTGACTTGAGTAAGTGCTTAGGTAAGGGTAGGAGGATTTTTATCAGCACTGCTCCTCTGCCTTCATATGTGAGATATGCCTTGGCTGAGACAGAAATGGCAGTTTTCCTTTTCAAGCCGGCCACCCTGGATTGGATCTGATCAGTGAGACCTTCCCTCCTACGTGGTAGATGCTGAAAAAGGGTTTATTGCTTTGGTTTCCATAGGTCTGTCGAGTAGGCTGACCTTTTTGGATGAGATTGGGAGAATCTGAAGCAGCCTTTCACATCTTGGGACTTCTTCACTGGTCATTGATTTCTTAAAAGGAGCTTTGAGTGCTGGGATCCAGCATCTTGCTTTCTGCAACTTGTTTCCAAAGATAGAAGCTGGAAATAGCAATATTTGGTTTAttcttttacatttccctgttcCCTTTTAATTTGGCTTAATGTGATTACCCACTCATCTGGGCTTTTCTTCCTTATTAGAATCCCCGAGAAGCTGACCCTATGATGAAAGTGCAAGCTGAGTTAGATGAGACCAAAATCATTCTGGTAAGTGGAAATTGGAAGGTATAACAATTTACCATTGAAGGGTTGGATGGAAGATTATATTATGTTTGGGttgaggtggtttttttttttttaagagttcacaAAAGTTGTTTTGCAAACATTCCTGAGAGGTAGGCCATCTTAggaccaatactgtgtattgatttcaaggacTAGgccattgggattaagtgatttgcccaagatcacacagctaggaagtatctgaatacagacttgaactcgggacctcctagtgtctaggcctggctttaCCCATTGATTCATCTAGCTACGATtgggttattttctttttacatctcCATTTTCTTAGGAATACACCTGTATTTCCTTACCATCTGGATTTTAATTTCTGCCTTTTAATGCTAGTCCTCAGCTTTTCATATCTTTGGACTGCTGGATCTATTGAAGAACTTGAAGAAAAtctgctttttccttttcatcttttattttccttcttttcactgTGGAGAGCAAAGGAATTCTCATCAGGCCTTAGCAAGTATTCATTTGACCTCCTTTACaactattttaaattcttttttttttaatcttctgtcttagaattgataccaagttatcagttccatggcagaaaagccacAAGGCAtctgaaattaagtgatttgcccaggggcataCCTCTAggagaagtgtctaaggtcagatttgaacccaagaccttttgtttctaggcctggctctctactcaTTGAACTACCTGACTGTcccttaaaatgctttttaaagtaCATTCTTCATTCAAATGTGTTTGCCACATTTACCCAGATATATCACTGTAGAGTTGTTTATAAAGTTGTGGTTATCTGTGGTATACTGGGACACTATGGCAAACTGGCAAAAGGCAAAGGGATGGTAGTTTTGCTTTTCACTCTTACCAGATGTTCTtgtgttatcttttttttccatttccattatcATGGCTTTTAAAAGTTGTGGTGGTTTCTAGgagtttaaattttaatttccagAACAAAATTTCCCAGTGTAGAAATTCAAAAATATTGATGTCATTATAGAGTAGTGCTGTAACCATAACAgtcctaaaattttattttgactcATAACTCACCCTACCAATGCAAATCAGCAACTCTCCTGCAGCTTATGATCTTAAGAGTTGTCCGAAGCAGTGatagtgacttgccaaaggttacTTAGCCGCATGTGTCATGGGAATAAACATCAACCCGGGTcttccagtactctatccattatactaaTACTATGCTACCTGGTATAATTATTATAGGAATAGAGACTGAACTTAagattctgcaatttatagtctcatAAAGTTGCCTACAGCATTGAAAGCTATGTGCCCGGAAgcaagatttaaacctaggttttcctgacttcaaagccTGAACTAGCCATTCTGCCATGTTCCCTCTTGAAATAATCATTATAAGGCCTTTAATAAAGGGAATTAagagaacaaaaatcaaaagtagAGTTTTGGTTTGTAGCCTTTTTCTCCATGTCCCCTGGGTCCTCTGTACCAGTTGCCAgagttttaaatattcatccaccaCAAGCTCTCACACTTAGATTTTTTTCTGGGAAGACTGATTTTTCTATCACCTGACATACTGTGCTAATAGAAAAATCTCTTGGAATGTGTTCTGCATATGAATTAGAAGTGTTTTTGAGTTCCATAGTAGTTTTAAGATAGCTTCTATTAACAATTGTGACTCATTGTTCTCTGGTTCTTAGCATTTCAGGGCACTATTTGGAGTACATGGTTGATCCTGAGAAGACAAGGTCCAAAAGACACTAATTCTATGAATGAACTAATTAAACTTCTCTTAAGTGCCTGTGCTTGTGGCTTGTCTTTTATCATATATTTACAcagagttctttttttccttttgtctagcACAACACCATGGGGTCTTTGTTAGAACGAGGAGAAAAGCTAGATGACTTGGTGTCCAAATCAGAAGTGCTAGGAACACAGTCCAAAGCCTTCTATAAAACTGTAAGTACTTACAACCCCCACATCTTCCTTGGAAAGCCTTTTCTTAAAATGAGCCCTATTGTAGTACGTGTGTTCCTTCTGGGATGCCAGACTTTTCTTGGAATATTCAGTAGACACTGGTGTGTGTTAACTCTTTGAGCACTGACTAGCACCTTCTTATATACAAGGCGTCATTTGTGTCCTTGGTGAGTAGGAGGGCAGGAATCACTGTAGCTTTTCACCCAGGGCCTTTCTGGATCTGAGGCAAGGTGGCTATTTAATGTTGCTTATAAGCAGAGCCTCTTCTGGGTAAAAGCTTCTAATGAATTCTCTATAATGAGGGTTGCCAGTTTTTGAGTTTCTTGGGAAGGTGGGAGAACCTATGCTGTCTTTAATACCAAGTCTTTGTCTTCCTTAAACAGTAACAACATACTTTTATACAGTACTTGAAGTTTATAGAAAAACTTTCTTTCAGCTTTCTAAATGAGAAAAGTAAGGCCGTAAGTGGTatagtcaagatttgaacccaggattcttGACTCCTAATCAAAGTCTCACCACTATCCTACAGTGCCACTCAACTATTATCTGTTTTATGggggaagttaatgtttttcattcTAAGATTAGTAATATTTTACCTTGAGCTCCTTTCCCCTTGACCCTCAAGTTCTTCCTACAGTTAAACCCTGGTGCCAAAGAGAAGtgaatttattcttttgaatAAATATCCAATTCACTtgagatttattaagtgcttatgcATGCAAGGCATCAggaatataaaaccaaaattaaagCCTTTGCCCTCAACATTCTGTTGATAAGTGTATAAAAGTATATAAAAGGTAAGTGtataaaagaagaggaggaggaaggacagCGTGTTAACAACTACAGAGCTCCGAAGAGGCAGTGATGCTATCttcatttcatcttttatacAAAAATGATTCTGTTAAACTCAATAAAGCATGTTTTTGATTTTGTCTAGATTTAAGCTGTTCTAGCCACACATTTTCCATTTGTAATCAATATACATTTGAAAGATACCTAAGTGGGGTTAGAGATATTGTTTGTGCCAATGAAACCATGATCTTGATTGGTCTAGGTGGGGCTTCCAGATACAATCTCCTGCTTGGGTGTATTTACATACTTATTTCTCATGGGATGCATCTGGCATATGGAGATTCTTTCCTCATCTTCACCTATGGAAATCTCCTTTTAGGACTTGATTCAAGTGCCATTTCATTCATAAAGCCTCTGATCTCAGTATAACTAGAATTGACCCCCTCCTTCATAAAATTTCCTGTCTCCCTGTTGGACTTCTCCCTTGCATTCAGTCTAAtctgtattataattatttgtatacaTCATGCATGCATGCTTGCACATACACACGCATGtacaaacagacacacacaccagGTTGTATGATACTCTTTGAGGTCAAATACtcaacatttttctttgtattcccaacatcAAGGGTAGAACCTTGCACATAGTGGATGCGTAATAAATGATTGCTGACTGGATTTTATACATGGTCTTGTCCTCCTTAGCACCATTCTCTAACCAATTGGGCAATTTAAGAAAAATGCcaaaattatatgaacaaaaggTATTGAACTGATCAGGATTTGTGGGGAAGTGGGAACTGGAACATGGGGACTAATTAATTGGAACCATTTAGCCTGAAAGATATTTTAAGCATATTAATGACATTTTAGAAGCTTCAGCATTAAGCACATTAATTTATTGCTAGTAACATGAGCTACTTTTTAAATGATAGTCCTAATTTCTGTTTTTGAAGGGTGTATTGGAGTTTTGCATTTTCTCTGAAAGCACAAAACGAGATGCCTGGCTTCTCTCTTAACTTCATTCATTTCTGGTTCCTTGCCTCAACATGATGATGAAAGTGCATATGTGGTAATCTAGGTCCCAGCCTTTATACTTAGGCAGCATTCTTATCTTTGGACCTCAGTTATGACATTAAAGTTCTTTGTTACAGATTTCCCTGACACACAATTCCTAGGGGAAAAGCACATTTCCCTACTGTCCTGGCCATCTATTAACTTTTCTAaccttcctttcccaatttttaatttcttccaagGCCCGGAAACAAAACTCATGCTGTGAGATCATGTGACCCCCAGCCACTGATGACCCTGCTCTGGAAATTTTGCCTGTCATTCATGTTGAGAACTGTAAAGCTCCcaggaaagaagaaaccaattCAAATCGTGTCCTGAAATGGAAACACTCCATTTCAGATTTCAACCCCCCAGCTAAGCAGAGGGTGAGGTGGGAGGGGCATTGGGGAGATGTTTGTATGCCCAAGTGTAATTTTTCtccaaaaggaaagataatgagtctcAAGAAGATCATATTTGGGGGCAGAATGAAACAGAAATTTTCAATGACTCCTGTAGGTGCTGAAGGGCTCATTTCTCTGATAAACTTCCTGGGAGGAATTTGATGGGCCCCCTGACTTCTGCAGAACACCACAGGAATGTCAGGACCAAATCTCTTCTTGATtctggggtttttgtttgtttgtttgtttgttttaattttattttttacattcattatAATAACACTAGAAGGAAGCGACTCCAGTGTACAGGTGGATACTAGATAGTCAAAAACCGATGGGAGTGTTGGCACCTTGCAGGCCTTGGGAGAGGACCTCCTTAGCAGCTGATAAAAGTGAGCTCTGGTGACCCAGCTACCTGTCaaggggtgaggagggagaaaagagaaggaccAAGGCGAGGGGcagtcccttttccttctcttcctcagaTCAATCATGAAGGTCCTTTTGTTTTTGAGTAGACCCCTTAGAATCTTTGTTCTCAGGGAAAGTGGGACCCctctcaaaagagaaaaaactgaagCCTTG encodes:
- the YKT6 gene encoding synaptobrevin homolog YKT6 isoform X1, which codes for MKLYSLSVLYKGETKAALLKAAYDVSSFSFFQRSSVQEFMTFTSQLIVERSEKGSRASVKEQEYLCHVYVRNDSLSGVVIADNEYPSRVAFTLLEKVLDEFSKQVDRIDWPVGSPSTINYTALDSYLSRYQNPREADPMMKVQAELDETKIILHNTMGSLLERGEKLDDLVSKSEVLGTQSKAFYKTVSTYNPHIFLGKPFLKMSPIVVRVFLLGCQTFLGIFSRHWCVLTL
- the YKT6 gene encoding synaptobrevin homolog YKT6 isoform X2 produces the protein MKLYSLSVLYKGETKAALLKAAYDVSSFSFFQRSSVQEFMTFTSQLIVERSEKGSRASVKEQEYLCHVYVRNDSLSGVVIADNEYPSRVAFTLLEKVLDEFSKQVDRIDWPVGSPSTINYTALDSYLSRYQNPREADPMMKVQAELDETKIILHNTMGSLLERGEKLDDLVSKSEVLGTQSKAFYKTARKQNSCCEIM